A stretch of DNA from Castor canadensis chromosome 2, mCasCan1.hap1v2, whole genome shotgun sequence:
ctttccGCACTGTGGACGCAAAGCTGGAGTAGCCAAGAACAGAGAGCTGCTTGCCAAGTTTTTCCAGAGGTGAGAAAAGGAGTCCTCACGAGTAAATGTTTAACATCTACCTGATCTAGTTACCGCACGCAAGCATTTTGTAAGGCTCACGTCTAAGTTGCAGTATGTTTGGAGAAAATATAAAGCCCCAAAGGAACCCACGATCTAGTTGGAAAGAGAAACGTGTCACCAAGCGCCGAGTAAAAGTACAAGCAATGTGCTCTTGGGAGTGAAAAGGattctctatttattttttgcggtgctggggtttgaactcaggaccaacaccttgagctactccaccagcccttttttgtaatttttttttttcctcgagATAgtgtctctagaactatttgtcctggcagacttcgaaccgccatcctcctgatctctgcctcctgagtagctaggattacaggtgtgagccactggctcctggcaagattatttatttttaatgatgcaAAATAATGAGAGTCAGTATGGTCTGAAGGCCAAGAGCATGGATTTAGGAACGAAACTGCCTGGCTTCAAATTTTGCCTGTCACTTAATAGTTATGATTTTAGGTAAGTTTACTTAATCCTTACGTGCTTCTGTCTCATCATATATAAAACGTGAATACTTATAGCAACTGCTTCATAAAATTATTGTGTGTTTAAAATAGTCCTCTACTCTATTTACCAAAATATGTGATACTATTGGAGATTTCCCTTGGGTCATAGGTGTTAAGAAAACTTTCACAAGGAGTTTTAAGCTAGTATTTAAAGTGAAGAATTTTGATAGGCaaaccccacccccccaaaaaaaaaaaaaaaaacaaagaacaactttCTAAATGAGGAGGAACAACCAAAGCTGTGAAGTATGTTTAGGAACTTTGCAGACATGACCTTTTTGTGACATACAGAACACCACAAATGTAGAGCAGATGATGACTATTTAGGACATACGATGATACTTTCTTTGTATGTTTGAGGCTTAATAGACCTTTGCAAGTATGATTGGGTTTTAATTGTTTCACAGCTAAACCATGTATACATTGCTACCTCCTAtgatattttctacttctttctgaTAAATCCTTGGTGTTTCCCTGCTCTATTAGCTGTGCAGAGGTTCTTGCAGAGGAAGGAGAAGTTCATGTGGCATTGTGTAGAGGACAAGGTGGAACTCCTGCTGATAAGCCCCAGAGAGAATGGCACAACAGTTGGCAAGTGGTTGCCATGGCAGCTCTGGGGGGGCTCATTTTAAGTGATGTGCATCCCTTCAGCTGTGAGGCTGTGCCAGGGTACAAGTGCACTGGATATAGGTAAGTAATAACATAGACctagtcttttcctttttcatctctctcactaatgataaaaaaaaaaatcgcagCAGACTTTTCCCCTACCAATTTTCTGATTAGAATACTTGTTAGTCTCTGGCAATActtgttttctttaataatgacaGTCTTCATCCTGGTGTCTTTTTTCCCAGGAGTCAGAATAAATGCTTTCGTGTAGAAGGTGCTTTGAACCATATTTTCACCCGGAGCTTACTCTTTGAAGATTCTCAACCCAGAATCTTCCGAATCAAACTGGGAGACCAGTGGTTTTTCTTGCCAGAACCGGCAGCACTTGCAGGAAAGCTGAACAGGTAACCTATTATTTTGCTGGAGATCACTAGTTGTATAGTGATTGTATTGATGGCAACCATATTTTGAATGGATGGTACATGAATTGTTAATGATTTTGGTGCTGTGAATACTTGTCAGTCTGGTATATTGTAGGAGTGGTGACTGCTAGAATACTGGAATACATATATTGTCTCTTCTGGGGTAAGAGTATAGCTGTGGTAGAAAGCTTGCCAAGCATGCGCTAGGTTCTAGGTTTGAcccccagaaacacacacacacacacacacacacacacacacacacacacacaaaattcccATGGTATTTCTTCTCATGGTAGatgatttctttgtttcttttcaggaTTAATTTAGGGTACTTGCATTCTACTTAGCCATTCATTTTTCATTCTAGCtatgttataattattatttgaagTGAGAAAAGTTGTTTGTCTTTGTGTTTAAACAGGGGTTTCTTGGAAACATCTTCATGCCATCCTGTCAAAACCATAAATGAGAAACTCATTGCTGAATTGGGCACAGCTTTCCCTCTAAAAAGgctgaagtgttccttccctttgttgtCACTGGGGGATACCAATGTTCAGCCTTCTGGGGTCTGTCTATCTGCATTTTGGATTGGTCTCTGTGAAGATAACTCAAATGACAAGTCTCTGACTACTGAAACAACAGCAGAAATGGAGGACTTTGTAGTATCATTTTCAGAACTTAAGCTTCCCAAGAGTCCTGGAAGAGATGGTAAGGAAGAAGCTCATGAAGGAATCTGTGGACAGGCCAAGGTCTGCCTTAGATCTTCTCTTCTAGCTCATGCTCAAGCTGTTGTCCAATCACCAGGCTTCCTCCCAGGTTTTCTGCACGTCCTCAGTGGACCTGTCTTTCGGAAGTGCAACGTTTTGCCTTTTGCAATGCCAGCATTTCATGAGACTTTATTTATACTTGGGTTTAATAAAAACCTGAAGGATAGCTATCTTCCATCACTACTGGATCACCTGAAGGGCATCCTAGATGGCCTTCTGACCCAGCTATTGCCGGAGAACTCTGTGCTGAGAAGATCAGTGGAATTTGTCCTTCAACCAAATGGGAAAGATTCTTTGATTCATGTGAATTCTCATAATTTTGGTCCAGATTATGTCAAGGATCTGATTATTGGGTCTCTCACCACATCTGCTATAAGCATTACTTATGAAGATCAGTGTTTTGTGTTTGTATCTATAAACTTGGACTTATTAGCCATGCTTATCTGGGGTATCTCTGATTGGAGAATATTGTGGACCTTTGATAGCCGTTTCCTGAAAAATTTTGTCCCTGGGAAAATAGAACCCTTTAAAAACTATTCCTTGTATCCTCCATGTTATGTGCATGATATTAGTTTCTGGTTAGATGAAAAGGAAGAATTTGATGAACTAGAGTTTCACACTGTGGCCCGAGCAGTGTCTCAGGATACTATTATATCCATACAATTCCTCGGTCGTTTTCAGCATCCAAAGACTGAACAGGTCAGTCTCTGCTATAGGATGACCTACCAGACGTGTGATAAAGCCCTCACCCAGCAGCAGGCTGCATCAATGCAGTCCCAGTTTAGAAAAGAGATTCAACAACGACTACATATTACTCTTCGATAGGTTAGTAAATTCATTTCTGTACCATAATCCTCCCTTGGATGTGGATGAAAAAGAACTTGCAATTGGTAGTCCTTCcagggctttttaaaatttttttattttttttattttattattcatatgtgcatacaatgcttgggtcatttctcccccctgcccccaccccctcccttaccacccactccaccccctccctctcgcccccaccccctcaatacctggcagaaactattttgcccttatctctaattttgttgtagagagagtataggcaataataagaaggaacaagggtttttgctagttgagataaggatagctatacaggaagttgactcacattaatttcctgtgcgtgtgtgttaccttttaggttaattctttttgatctaaccttttctctagttcctggtccccttttcctattggcctcagttgcttttaaggtatctgctttagtttctttgcgttaagggcaacaaatgctagctagttttttaggtgtcttacctatcctcacccctcccttgtgtgctctcacttttatcatgtgatcaaagttcaatcccattgttgtgtttgcccttgatctaatgtccacatatgagggagaacatacgatttttggtcttttgggccaggctaacctcactcagaatgatgttctccaattccatccatttaccagcgaatgataacattttgttcttcttcgtggctgcataaaattccattgtgtatagataccacattttcttaatccattcgtcagtgctggggcatcttggctgttgccataacttggctattgtgaatagtgctgcaataaacatgggttttttttttttgtaaaatcttTTTGTTTGTGATTATAGCACTGTTGGTTGACCCTATACTGTAGATACCCATGTCTCTGTCATTTAAACTTATAGACTGTAATGTGATTGGTGGACTTTTGGGGTTGTACAGTATTTTGGTCCTGAGTAATGAGTAATACAACAAACAAaagagtgggtttttttttttttgcactttagATGCTCTGTTGCTGAAAAAAGCAGTAGAATTTGGATGTCTcatcaaatatatttataatttttttcacattgttAGTTCCTCTTCTCTTAACTCTATCATCACTAAATCAACTTATAAGAGTAGATTCTGGAGTTAGACCAGTATTTATTAGCTTGTAAAGCTGCAAATGCTCCATGATTATCAACATGTCATACTTTTTTCTGTGGCTGACTATTAAAGTCATGGAATTAATAAATATCTGATTTAGGGTTTTGTGTCTGTCTGACTGTACAACCATGTTCCTTCTGCC
This window harbors:
- the Fdxacb1 gene encoding ferredoxin-fold anticodon-binding domain-containing protein 1; the encoded protein is MEKANGEPVEAMAPRRLLLVGEGNFSFAAALSETLDPSVRLTATCLQDPVDVARDPVARENLQRLRERGTEVRFCVDCTQLAKAFEPHDREFDRIYFNFPHCGRKAGVAKNRELLAKFFQSCAEVLAEEGEVHVALCRGQGGTPADKPQREWHNSWQVVAMAALGGLILSDVHPFSCEAVPGYKCTGYRSQNKCFRVEGALNHIFTRSLLFEDSQPRIFRIKLGDQWFFLPEPAALAGKLNRGFLETSSCHPVKTINEKLIAELGTAFPLKRLKCSFPLLSLGDTNVQPSGVCLSAFWIGLCEDNSNDKSLTTETTAEMEDFVVSFSELKLPKSPGRDGKEEAHEGICGQAKVCLRSSLLAHAQAVVQSPGFLPGFLHVLSGPVFRKCNVLPFAMPAFHETLFILGFNKNLKDSYLPSLLDHLKGILDGLLTQLLPENSVLRRSVEFVLQPNGKDSLIHVNSHNFGPDYVKDLIIGSLTTSAISITYEDQCFVFVSINLDLLAMLIWGISDWRILWTFDSRFLKNFVPGKIEPFKNYSLYPPCYVHDISFWLDEKEEFDELEFHTVARAVSQDTIISIQFLGRFQHPKTEQVSLCYRMTYQTCDKALTQQQAASMQSQFRKEIQQRLHITLR